In a genomic window of Brassica rapa cultivar Chiifu-401-42 chromosome A10, CAAS_Brap_v3.01, whole genome shotgun sequence:
- the LOC103845089 gene encoding uncharacterized protein LOC103845089, translated as MSAAAHFSNDRVYKGFLVWLCFWGWLSLTCAGRLSVSSQNLQVHKHLKRLNKPAVKSIQSPDGDIIDCVHISKQPAFDHPFLKDHKIQMNPSTTPELLFEENKVSKKPKVERISPVTQLWHQNGVCSEGTIPVRRTKKEDVLRASSVKRYGKKKHRTVPLPRSADPDLANQSGHQHAIAYVEGGKFYGAKATINVWEPKVQSPNEFSLSQLWILGGSFGQDLNSIEAGWQVSPDLYGDNNTRLFTYWTSDAYQATGCYNLLCSGFIQVNSQIAMGASISPVSGFHNPQYDISITIWKDPKEGHWWMQFGDGYVLGYWPSFLFSYLADSASIVEWGGEVVNMEEDGHHTTTQMGSGQFPDAGFSKASYFRNIQVVDSSNNLKEPKGINTFTEKSNCYDVEVSKNDDWGHYFYYGGPGRNPNCQ; from the exons ATGAGTGCTGCGGCGCATTTTAGCAACGACAGGGTTTACAAAGGGTTTCTTGTTTGGCTCTGCTTCTGGGGATGGCTCTCTCTAACATGCGCAGGGAGGCTCAGTGTCTCGAGTCAGAATCTCCAAGTGCACAAACATTTGAAACGATTGAACAAACCAGCCGTTAAGAGCATTCAG AGTCCAGACGGTGACATAATAGACTGTGTTCACATATCAAAGCAACCAGCTTTTGACCATCCTTTCCTCAAAGACCACAAGATTCAA ATGAATCCTAGTACCACCCCTGAGTTGCTGTTTGAAGAGAACAAAGTGTCCAAGAAACCAAAAGTAGAGAGAATCAGTCCAGTCACTCAGTTATGGCACCAGAACGGGGTGTGTTCCGAAGGAACAATACCAGTGAGGAGGACAAAGAAAGAGGATGTTCTGAGAGCAAGCTCTGTCAAACGTTACGGTAAGAAGAAGCACCGGACAGTTCCTCTGCCTCGGTCTGCTGATCCTGATCTCGCCAACCAAAGTGGTCATCAG CACGCGATAGCTTATGTGGAAGGAGGCAAGTTTTACGGGGCTAAGGCGACAATAAATGTATGGGAGCCTAAAGTACAAAGCCCAAATGAGTTCAGCTTATCTCAGTTATGGATTCTTGGAGGTTCTTTTGGCCAAGACCTCAACAGCATTGAAGCTGGTTGGCAG GTTAGTCCGGATCTGTATGGTGATAACAATACAAGGCTATTTACATACTGGACG AGCGATGCTTATCAGGCTACTGGCTGCTACAACCTCCTTTGTTCCGGTTTTATACAAGTCAACAGTCAAATAGCTATGGGAGCAAGTATCTCTCCTGTCTCTGGCTTCCATAACCCGCAGTATGATATCAGCATTACCATTTGGAAG GATCCAAAGGAAGGACACTGGTGGATGCAGTTTGGAGATGGGTACGTGTTGGGATACTGGCCGAGCTTTCTATTCTCCTACTTAGCAGACAGTGCATCAATAGTGGAATGGGGTGGAGAAGTGGTGAACATGGAAGAAGACGGTCACCATACCACCACGCAAATGGGAAGCGGTCAGTTTCCGGATGCAGGGTTCTCAAAGGCGAGTTACTTTAGGAATATTCAGGTCGTTGACAGCTCTAATAATCTGAAGGAACCAAAAGGGATCAACACTTTCACTGAGAAATCGAATTGCTATGATGTTGAGGTTAGTAAGAATGATGATTGGGGGCATTACTTTTACTATGGAGGTCCTGGAAGAAACCCTAATTGTCAGTAG